The genomic DNA aggcctgCTGTCGCCCAAAGCAGATTTTATATACCCGGAAGCCTCCCTGGCCTGAGTCTCCGCCCTAAGACCTAAAGAGTTTCTcccacacaagcacacacactcacacccgcCCCCATCCCCCTTCTGATTCCGGGGCAcggagagagaaacacaaagggCAGGAGATCGACGGCATAGGGAGCTGGAGGACGGGGAGATGGGAGGGGCTCCACAATGCCAATTACAATAAGGGAGGGCCAGTCAGGCTAGGAAGCCGGGAAGGTAGGAAACTGGAGACCAGTGTCATCACCGGTCGCGATACGACAAAGGTCCCAAAGGTCGGCAAACCCTAGGGAGCACACGAGAACGGGGGGTCGCGCCAGACTCTGCGGAGACAGTGGTTTCGCGCACGCGCGCCACGCCACGCCCATCGAACCCGCCTAAGTCACGACAGACCCGAGATGATGGACACTCACGGGGGGCCAGACTGGCTAGCGGACTGCCCCCCTCTTCCGCCTTCCCTCGATGCTCCAGCAGAGCGAAGCAACTCACACACACCAAACAcacaccagagagagagagagagagagacgcgcgcacacacacacacacacacaccccaccactaccaccaccaccaccccgggCTCCGCCCCCGAGTTCCCCACGGTACCGTCACTTCCGGTCTCCCCCAACTTGCCACCTATGGCCACTTCCGTTTCCCCGATAGTATTTGGGGATCTCTAGGCGGTACTTCCGGCTCCCCCCAAGCTTTACTTTTGTGGGGCACGATGAGGAAGTTCGCGGCCCCAAACAGTGAGTTCCTTGGGGTGAGACGGGCCGGGGCCGGCCTGGATGGGAGGGAGCCGAGCACCCCGAAGAGCCGCCACCACCGTCGCCCGGGGGACCGTACTGCGCCTGCGTGCGTCGCACTACGCATGCGTACACTCTTaggcacctccccaccccccgctaACGCTGTACATTTCTTCTGTGCACGCGCATGAGCCGTGGGAGATTGAGGTGGCTACTGTAAGTGCCTGAAAATAATTACCAGATGAGATTCTATCCCTCGAAAGGCTGTGGACAGTTGTGTGCCTCTTGGGAGTTTGGGCTCTGGGGATTGTGCCACATGAATCTATGTTAAAGTCTTGGCCGGTAGAGAATTTGAAAGGCGGCACTGTGCTGGCCTCCTAAAATTCTGTCTTCTCACTGGCCCTCGCGGCGCTCCTCCTTCCGCGCCTCCGGAAGTCATCCTTTATTTAGGCGGTTGGAGGTGGTTCTCTAGGTGCTCGTGCGTGCCGTCGCGTCGTTGGGACTGACCTCGGTGCTGCCGGTGGGCGTTTGGCCGGGTGTGGGCGCCATGTTCCTCGCCGGCGGAGTGCGGCCGGAAGGACACGCCATGTTCTGGAGGAACTAAGGATTTACTGCTTTTCAGGACTTTCGTCGAAAAGGGCGCCTCCAAGTTTGGGAATTGGGAGCGAGTGCAGTCAGACTGGACCAAAGCACAAGCTCCCGATCTTGGGGTATTGAAGGGGCCACCAAAGGGCTTCCGCTGATCCGGGTCGACGGGTGGACTGGGCAGTGTTTACCGGCTAAGCCCGCGCCCCGCCCTCGGGCAAGGGCCCTGGCCCCGCGGCGCTGCAACTTCTGTCTGCCCCCGGTGCCCACAGCCTTTCTGGGATTCGTAGTTTCTGCCCACGTCCCAGGACTGTTGCAGTTAAGAGTTCTAATAAACACCTGTTTAGCGAGCAGTTGGTTTGTGCCAGCCAATTTGCTCAGGGTTTTGCGAACTGCCCCATTTAAAAGCCTTTCAACACCTGAGATAGTTATTACATCCATTTTATAGGGGAGTACACTTAGGCAGAACTGACAAGTCCAGGCCTACCAGACCCCGGGTCAAGCACTTCTACTTTAGTGCCCCAATAAATTGTTGTATcagatgtgtatgtgtatatatatatatatacacacacacatatatatatatgcttcttACTATAAAAAGTGGCAAACATTACCCCCAAACGTTATAATGGGCCCTCATATACCCATCActcaaattttgttcttttcactaAATCGCAGGCCCACAGCAAGCCTTACCTCTTAGAAATTTTTTGACAGTCTGGTTTATACATAATCTATTAAGGAAGACCCGTCTTTCATTGCATTAATTGCTCCACCCACTTGGCACTATCCAATGAGTGCCTCTTGACAATTCTTTCCGTACTATTGTTTGAGAACCTATAGTCCACCAGAAACTGCAGTAAGTGCCTTTACAAACATTAATTATAGTGAATATTTACTTTGGACTTAACCATGTGCAGGCTTTTGCTAAGggttttacatgcattatctcttttaatcctaTGAGATTGATGATTTGgtcattttacaagtgaaaaaaaaaaaaaagcaggcataGAGTTTAATAAAATTGTCCAAGATCTAACAAATAGTGGAGTTAGGGTGTGCACCCACTCTGCCCAACACCAGTATCTATCCTCTAACCCTTACATGATGTAGCCTCTTTTTAGTAATAAATGTTGAGTGAATGAGCTCGTGTCAGTGAACTTTTCTCAGGGGTGTACACATTGTTTCCCTAATTACAAACTTCAGAGAGAAGGCCTCCCATCCACCAGGCCCTGGCACCTGGTTCATACCTGTTCTAAAGAACTTATCAggctagttttttgttttgttttgttttgttttgttttactgctctgaaggccagggactatgtcattcatttttatgtctcTAGGGCTTAGCTGGGCAAACAGCTGGGCCTCACAACAGTTTGctaggtgaatgaatgaaagaatcagTTCAACTCTCTTCAGTGCTGTATAACAGAGCAGGTACCCAGCTCAGATACGACTTGAAAGACCACAGGCTTCTACCTAAAGGGCTCAGCTCTCATAATTCCTGAGAGACCCTGGACATGCCAGGGTATATTATGGACTGATGGCATCtagaagagggggaggaaggccCAAACACTGTAGTTAATACAGGTTTGGGTTGGAAAACAAGGTTGAAGTTACTCATTAGCAGGTGAAAGGGTCAAGGGTCGAGGCAAGGGGGCTGGAAGCAGAGTGAACTGAATAActagcagggggagagagagcagttAAGGCACCAGCCACTTCACGAAGAGCAccagctccctccttcctgaaGATGTTCCACCAAATATGGGCAGCTCTGCTCTACCTCTGTGCTGTTCTCCTTAACTCCATCTACCAGTGCCCTGAGTATAGTCCACTGACAACCCAGGGAGTGGATGGGAAAGAGGTATGGACTGAGAAGGGGGGAGCTGAtggtgggggctccgagggacttGGGTGGGTGGCCTTGGATGACCAGAAGCCACGctggaaaaggaagggagaaagggtaTGAGTATCACAataatgaatgcatgaataagtAAAAGTATTAATACTCTGGCCATCAATGTGGAAACATGGTAGAATTGGGAGGTGGACGGTTACTCAGGTTAATTGGGGCTACAAAGGAAAAGTCGCTTAATGACTTCCTGTCATAACCCAACCCCTCGTTGGAAAAAACCAGCTGCCACGCCACTGCTAAGTCCTGCCGTCTTAAGAGTGATGATGAAGAGGTTGAATGGGCCCTGTAGTGGGGACCCACCCTCTTCTGATCCCCTCGTTCTCTGCAGTTCCCAGAGCCACACCTGGGCAGGTGGTACTTTATCGCAGGGGCAGCTCCCACCGAGGAGGAGTTGGTGACTTTTGACCCTGTGGACAACATTGTCTTCAACATGGCTACAGGTTCTGCCCCCAAGAAGCTCCAGCTTCGCGCTACCATCCGAATGTGAGTGGTGAGGAGGCAGAGGCACCAGGGGGTGCAGTCTCTGCCCAAAACATGAGCACTCACCCACAAAGAGCTAGGGTCTTTGTGATACCCGCTATTTTTGGCCTACCGAGTTTAACAGTTCTATTAGTTTCCCTCTGAAGAGAGATGGGCCTAACCAACTGTCCCTTGGTAGCTTGAAACCCAAGGGGACCCAGGCTTCAAAGACAGTAAGATGGAATAAATAGAGGCTGGTACTGTGTGACTGGGGTGTCACTCAGTCTTTCGTCCTTGCCACCATTTCCACAGGAAAAATGGGCTCTGTGTGCCCCGAAAGTGGATCTACCACCTGACTGAGGGGAGCACAGATCTCAGAACAGAAGGTTAGTTCTCTCCAGCCCTCACCCTCCCCAAGTCCCCTGGGCTTGCTTGGTTTTGCATCTCtgtcctcaccctctccccccaacccctgccccaaCAGGCCGCCCTGACATGAAGACCAAGCTCTTCTCCAGCTCATGCCCAGGTGGAATCGTGCTGAAAGAGTCGGGCCAGGGTTACCAGCGCTACCTCCTCTACAGTGAGTGGGGATGCTAGGCAGGCAGGGttggagagaaagaacaggaggacAGGAGAGCCTCTCACTCTGGGCGCTATGATATCACCCCAGGAAGGGCTGGGGGCTTCCATGAGGTCCTCACCAGGGTGGTACTGAGAAGCTGGGACTTTGATgggcctggccctgccccacTCTTTCAGATCGCTCACCACACCCTCCTGAGAAGTGCCTGGAGGAATTCCAGTCCTTGACCTCCTGCCTGGACTTCAAGGCCTTCTTACTGACTCCCAGGAATCAAGGTGAGGGGGTAAAGTCCCACAGAAGAGAACTAGGACTCACCAAGTCTTCTGCAGGTACCAGATGAAAGGGACTCAAGTGATGTCACTGAAGGGCATGGTCAAAGGCTGACATCATTAAAGTGGCTGTGCTGACACCTCCATCTGTGTCATAGGCTGTGATGGCACCGGAAGGATGTGGCCAAGAGCTGTGGTGTCACCTGAGGGAGCCAGATGGGCTCTGGGCTACTCAAAAGAGAGGTTTCTTGACTTTGTGGTGGATAAAAGGGGCAGGGGTTTAGATACATAGGGAAAAAGGCCTCAGGGATCCCTTCTTTGATGCGGGGGGAAAGCGGGAATGCATTCTCCTCCACCCCATTACCACCAACCTTGCTTATCTCCCTGGAGTTCCGTCCTTTccatcctcttcttttctccctcctcccaccagagGCCTGCGAGTTGTCCAGTAACTGACCTGTGGCTTCATCTGTGCCCCCAGATGGATATGGTGGGAGCTGCATTTGTgctgtgggggaggagaagcTGGAGACTCCCAACTCGCTTTCAAGAGTAATAAAGATGATTTTTCAATCCTCATCTCATTTTGGGTttgtctccccccacctccatttcAGTACTCCCTCCTGGACCTTCCACCACATAAACCCCCAGCTGGGCGGCGTCAGGAAGGACACTGAGTGGTGGTAACTCTTTGTAGTGGTATATTTAGGATTTGGTGTGATACAGTTGTTTATTGCTGAGTGTGCAAACCCCTAACCCCAGAGCGGGGACTCCAAGCTCCAGTTCTTCCCCATACTGCCTGTCTGAGCTGCCAACCCCTCTGAATTGGCCCTCCTGCCAATACTCAACACTGCCTGCACCATCCCCACTCCCCCTAGCTCCTAGGAACACCCAGATCCTTCCTGCAGGATCCCTGTCACCATAGGCTCCTATCCACACCCCTTAATCCACCCACCTCACTGAAGTCCCTCttccctaggtggctcagatccTAGGATCCAAGGGATCCCTTGGGTCTCCAACCACCCTCTTACCCTAGTCAGAGGCCTGTCTGTCCTGCCTCTGGTCTCCTCCACCCCTGGGTAGTTTTGAAAGGTAAAGAGGActctttagtctttatttttcacCACCacacttatttcttttaaaaagtaaaggtggaaagaaaaaactggaagtgggagaaatgtaaaagcaaaaagTAACAACAGCTGGTGAATTCAAGGGCGATATCCCCATTGTCCATAAACAGATAGCCTAAACAGCTCTACTCTCTCCTGGGTGTGAAGGGGGGCCATGCCCTCATACTCTGGGGCTTCTTCCCCATCCCTGAGGTCCCTGTGCTTACAATCTGGGTCATGGCCCCCACTATCCTACAGGCCACACTATCTTCAATTTGTTCCCACCCCATTCAGGATGGGGGCACTGGGTCACACCCTATCCTGCAGTCACAGCCCCTCTCCTGGGTCTCCCTTCTAttcctcaccctccctctccaACTTCTCGCCTTCCAAGTCAgtggcctcctcctccccactgggCTCCCGGAGGCTGACAGCCAGCACCAGGGCCTGTAGGAGACCAAAGAGGCAGGCAAAGTGCAGAGGGTGAGCAGTAAGTAGGCTCaacacagcatggagcccatgcAGGGCAGCCAGGAAGGACAGTAGCCCATGCAGCCAGAGGCCCAGCGGTCCGCGCAGGCCCAATGCATCCAAAGCTGCCCTCAAAGGCCGTGAGCACAGCCCCAGCAGGGCTGAGGCCAGCAGCTCCAGCAGGTGCAGAGTCAGGTTGGTTGAGATCTGCAGACACTCCTCTGGGCCCCCCAGGTACTGCAAGGGAgcccctgctcccccacctgGATCCCCCCGCAGCCAGCCCAGCAGCTTCTGACGCCGCCCTGGCTTCTCCACTGGGACTTTCGGCCCAGGGGGGCTGAGTACCCCCTCAGGGGACACTCCAGGTCTGGCACCACTTGAGCCCACAGGATCCCGGCCCCATTTGGGAACGGTCCCTCCAGTCTCGAGTCTCCCAGACTCTTGAGTGTTAGAGACAGTCTTGTCCCACTTGAAGGAATCCATTCTGTTGCTCCCCAGTTGCTCATCTTGGGACTCCCTACTTGGTTCTGGAGCAGTCCCAGAGCTCCTCCGTGCCCCTGGGTCCTTGGTCTTGGGAGGCCCCACATCTCCCATGGTTTCTGGGGCACTATCCCAATCACTCCCTGAATTCTCAGAGGAGCTGTCCACTCGTCTGAGTTCTGGGGTAGGCAGGTCAGGCTTCGTTGGTTTCCGGCGGCCCCAAGGGCGAGGTAGCCAGTCACCAAGCCGCCGCAGGAACATGGTTGGGATGTGTAGTGAGCCCCCAAATCCTGGGGCTGCTTCCTGGAACTGCTTCGATTCTCAGGTTTGGGGGCTGAATGTCTCCTCAGAAGCCAGAGTCTGTTCAAGCTCCGAAGAACTGTTATCTGTTTCGTGAGTCCTACTCTGAATTTAGAAGTGGCTCCCCACTTCCCTGGATGTCCTGCAGCCTTGAGTGTAGCAAGTGGCttgtttccttttcagttttgagGTAAAGAAGGGAGGCACATACAAATTCACTCACTACCACCACCCCAAACAAAAGATCCAGGACAAGAATCCCCAGGACCTGACAAGGCCTGGATCACCCCCACCGTGTCCCTCCTGGGTTTCTGGGTTTCCTTTCCTGCAGGCAGCACCCCAAGTTTCACTCACCAAGGCCACGCCCCAAGGTGCCCCAGAAACTGGGGAGGCGGTGCTCCATCCAAGGAAGGAAggtggccctgggtctcaggtgCTCCCAATCTGGAGAGTCCTGAACTGCTGACCTAAGGGAGCTCAAGAACAGGCAGTCTCTTATTGGGGGTTAGGAGAGAGGTGTTCAAACTCCAGCCAGCAGCGTTCTTCTCTCGATTTAGAGAGCTAGGAATCTTACAAAGCGGCCCGACCGGTGCCCGAGCACGCGGCTGAGGCGCGGTCTCCGCAAGGTCAGGCCAGAAATGTCCTCGGAGGTCCTCGTCGCGAGGCCAAGCCTGGGTCCCCTGGCGGGGGACCCAGGCGTCCGGGAGCTGTACGCTGCGACCCGTCCCGCCCTGGCGTCGGGGCCGCGGCCTCAGCAGGCCGCCTGGAGCCGCAGAGCCCGGAAGCAGCTGCACCGGGGCTGGAGGGACAGACGGGGGCGGAGCCCGCAGTTCGCGGGGCGGACCCTGCAGATCcaccgccccccgcgcccccgcgCCGTTAGTACGCGCCGCTCCGCAGGGCTCCGGCCGCGATCCGGGGGCGGGAATATAAACCCAGCCATCCTTCCTCGTCACCCACAGGTCCCTGGGCCGTCAGTGCTCCCGTAAACTTTTCCGCTCCCTTTAGCCTCCTGCCCTTTGGTTCTTCCCTGCACCACCCCCCCAACTCCTC from Ursus arctos isolate Adak ecotype North America unplaced genomic scaffold, UrsArc2.0 scaffold_31, whole genome shotgun sequence includes the following:
- the APOM gene encoding apolipoprotein M isoform X1; translated protein: MFHQIWAALLYLCAVLLNSIYQCPEYSPLTTQGVDGKEFPEPHLGRWYFIAGAAPTEEELVTFDPVDNIVFNMATGSAPKKLQLRATIRMKNGLCVPRKWIYHLTEGSTDLRTEGRPDMKTKLFSSSCPGGIVLKESGQGYQRYLLYNRSPHPPEKCLEEFQSLTSCLDFKAFLLTPRNQGEGVKSHRRELGLTKSSAGTR
- the APOM gene encoding apolipoprotein M isoform X2, whose product is MFHQIWAALLYLCAVLLNSIYQCPEYSPLTTQGVDGKEFPEPHLGRWYFIAGAAPTEEELVTFDPVDNIVFNMATGSAPKKLQLRATIRMKNGLCVPRKWIYHLTEGSTDLRTEGRPDMKTKLFSSSCPGGIVLKESGQGYQRYLLYNRSPHPPEKCLEEFQSLTSCLDFKAFLLTPRNQEACELSSN
- the APOM gene encoding apolipoprotein M isoform X3: MATGSAPKKLQLRATIRMKNGLCVPRKWIYHLTEGSTDLRTEGRPDMKTKLFSSSCPGGIVLKESGQGYQRYLLYNRSPHPPEKCLEEFQSLTSCLDFKAFLLTPRNQEACELSSN
- the CUNH6orf47 gene encoding uncharacterized protein C6orf47 homolog, which gives rise to MFLRRLGDWLPRPWGRRKPTKPDLPTPELRRVDSSSENSGSDWDSAPETMGDVGPPKTKDPGARRSSGTAPEPSRESQDEQLGSNRMDSFKWDKTVSNTQESGRLETGGTVPKWGRDPVGSSGARPGVSPEGVLSPPGPKVPVEKPGRRQKLLGWLRGDPGGGAGAPLQYLGGPEECLQISTNLTLHLLELLASALLGLCSRPLRAALDALGLRGPLGLWLHGLLSFLAALHGLHAVLSLLTAHPLHFACLFGLLQALVLAVSLREPSGEEEATDLEGEKLEREGEE